AATACAAGAGAGAACGCGAAACTGAAAATGAAGGATGAATAGCAAAAACTTGAAACCTAGTTTCATATTTTCTCCATTCCAAATATACTCTCCCTGACggtttgaatattatttttattttttaaaaaacagcCAACGGGCCACGTGTCGTTGTAAACAAacgtttttcttaaaaaaaaaaattaaattgttaatatatcaTTGTCGTTTTCTAAGGAAAATGTGGCATAAGGCACTCCAAAAGACCCTTGCGAGTGTGTAATATCGATGACCCATCCCACGATCCAAACTTAAGCAAAAAAATGCGCAGTGTAACAGCAACACTTTCAACACAACAACACTGTTTCCACTACCACACGCAAACCACCTTCCTCACTACTACCCTTATCCCAATCCAATCCCTCTCCTTCCGCACTCCCAATCACAACTTCAGACTCCTCTGTTTCTCTTCAAACCCCTCGCCACCACCGCCGCCGCTGGTGGTCGTCGGCTCCGCCAACGCAGACATCTACGTCGAGATCGACCGCCTACCGCGCGAAGGCGAGACTCTCGCGGCGAGGTCCGGCCAGACGCTCGCCGGCGGGAAGGGCGCCAACCAGGCCACGTGCTCCGCCAAGCTCAACTACCCGACTTACTTCGTCGGACAGGTCGGGGATGATGCCTACGGAAGCCTCGTCACTGACGCGCTCCGCAGCGGGGGAGTTCGCCTCGACGGTCTCACGGTAGTTCCGTCGGCGTCCACGGGTCAAGCCGTTGTGATGCTCCAATCCAACGGCCAGAACTCCATCATATACATTGGTGGTGCTAACTTGAGTTGGCACAGATTTCTGCCACGTCAGCATTTGGACCTCGTGGCCCAAGCTGGCATCGTTTTATTGCAGAGGGAGATTCCCGATTTTGTCAACACTCAAGTGGCGCAGGTTGGGCCAGGCCGGGCCTTTTAGGAATGTTTATAGTACCTGTTTTAATTGCAATGTTTAATTACTCATTTCCTCTTATAATCGCATGATACATGTGTTTAGTGCTTAcatatacacttttttttaattcgtTTTACACAATCCGTTCCAGTTTCTGTAAAACTTTGCTAGAAGTAAAGATTTTCCTGCGGCAACATACTTTATTATACTAATTAGTGTGAtcgaagaaaaataatgaaagtaagTAGCTAagaaattttggttttgtgattCGTATTTGTGAGGCATTTTGGATATTGCATTGTGTGATATGATCTTGTCATGCATGAAGGCTGCAAGGAATGCTGGTGTGCCGGTCGTGTTGGACGCTGGAGGAATGGATGGGCCACTTGCGCCGGAATTATTGAACTTTGTTGATATTTTGAGTCCTAATGAAACTGAACTTGGTCGCCTTACGGGAATGCCAACGGAAAGTTTTGAAGAGATTGCACGAGCTGCTTTGAAATGCCATCAATTAGTGAGTTCAAGTTGGCACTTTAGGATCAGACTGAAATGTTTTTGTGTAATTTGCTACTTGAATGCCGTTTTAAATTCTGGTTTTAATAGCAATGGCGGTTTTTTAAATTCACAATACTTAGTACTGAGGGAAATTACACGAGTGTAGTCGCAGTTTCACTTTTGTTGCGATCatgaatattgaagaaaatttcTTAGAAACATGGTCGCGGTTGTGTTTGCCAACTGTTTCTAGAACCTTGAGAATTATAATAAAGAACGATAATTTTTCAAATGTGACCTCccttttttataaactttttaatagaCATTTCTAGGTAAAATGAATTGGAATCAACTTATATACTTTAACTTGCTAGCtctgttattttatttctccaAAGGTTGTTTTAATTTGTACGTTGGCAAATTTAAGTTGTTGTAATAGCTCAATTGTTCTTGTTCTGTGGTTATGTATCTGGGATTTCAAGGATCTAAGAAAGTTCTTGTTATTTGTCTGAAATTTTAGGGAGCTAAGAAAGTTCTTGCGAAACTTGGCCACAAAGGATCTGCTCTTTTTGTAGAAGGAGAAAACCCGATTCAGCAGCCTGCCATACTTTCTAAAACAGTCATTGATACAACTGGTGCCGGTGATACTTTTACTTCTGCTTTTGCTGTAGCTTTAGTAGAGGGCAAGTCCTACAGGGAATGCCTAAGGTTTGCCGGTGCGTGCGGCTAAATGGAATTCTGTTTTCTTTCTAGAATTTTCTATTTGGAATATTGTGCTTAACTATTATGTTCTGCCACAGCTGCTGCAGCTTGTCTTTGTGTTCAAGTGAAGGGAGCTTCTCCCAGCATGCCTGATAGGATATCTGTTATGGATCTTCTCAATTGTCAATGAGAAATTTTTCGAACAGGTCAATCTTCACTGAAACCAGTTTAACATTTGTTTCATTTCTCTGGATTTACTATCTTATATTTTAGATAAGAAAAGCCATAATGCAGACTTCTAGAGAAAGTTCCTTGTATCCATATCTCTATATGCTATGTTTTTGGTGGTCTTCCTTGCTGTTCAGTGTAAATTTCACGTTCCTGACTGTAATTAAATGGTCTTTGTCATTACATTAAAGTGTGATAAATCTTTCAAGATTTAAAATACTACTTAATGTCAAAATTAGCTTAACGTTGATGGTTAAGAATTAATgacataaaaaatacaaattaccTAACTTTTTACCTCAAAATGTATATAGATTTTGGGTGAACTTTTAATTAACACTAGACTAATAATGAAGTATTTGAAAAATACTATAAAGGATTTAAATAGtgttaatgaaaaatttgtttcGCACGTCTGTCGAGTTGTAAATTTATCCTATGAAAGCTTAAATGTTTGACCTTGTAAATGTTCTATTAAAAGATAGTTGCTTTCAGCGTATTACTCAAAAGTACATGCAGAAGAGAAGACACTCTATGTTAAAGTCAGATGAATGGTAACGTTAAAAATTAATAGCACAATCTATAATCATTAGACTATTCAAGTTATAGTCAACTATCTAGTCTATGTTTAATTGATCAGTCGTACggtttattaattaaatagttcTTTTAATGATACTATATTAAGATCATAGTTATTAAAATCTATCATCTTAGAATGTAaagaatgatttaaaaatttaatcccTATCCCTCTCCAAAGagtaaaatattaacaaaactGGTTAAAGCAATGATAATTCTTTTTAAGTAATAGCAAAAGGGCAGTCAGAAAAAGTGGCCTTTTTCCTGGTAAACCCTCTCTGCACGTAGAACGATCAAACCAACCGAATTCAACCCAAAGAATGAAATGAACACCTTAGCGACAACTTTTTCCACGCACCACTCCTACTCCCACACCCCATCCACTTTCCACAATACCCTTACCCCAATCCAATCCCTTTCCTTTCGCACTCCCCATCACAATTTCAGACTCTTATGTTTCTCTTCGGATCCCTCTCATTCGCCGCCGGTCGTCGTTGTCGGCTCTGCCAACGCCGACATCTACGTAGAGATCGACCGCCTCCCGTTAGAAGGCGAGACCCTCGCTGCAAAGTCCGGTGAAACGCTTGCTGGCGGCAAGGGCGCCAATCAGGCTACGTGCTCCGCCAAGCTCTCCCGTCCGACCTACTTCATCGGACAAGTTGGTGATGACGCTTATGGTAGCCTCGTCACCGGCGCGCTTCGTAGCGGTGGTGTTCGCCTGGACAATCTGACGGTGGTTCCGTCCGTGCCCACTGGTCACGCGGTTGTGATGCTCCAATCCAACGGCCAGAACTCCATCATCATCATTGGGGGTGCTAACTCGAGTGGTTGGCCCAGTTCCCTGCCACGTCAGCATTTGGACCTCGTGGCTCAAGCCGGCATTGTTTTGTTGCAGAGGGAGATACCCGATCATGTCAACGTTCAAGTGGCGCAGGTTGGGCCGGGCCAGCCCAGGCCTTTTAGCAATAGTTTTATGTCGTTACATGTTAACAATCTGGGAGCAATGATTTTGATCAAAGAACGAAAGTAAAATGGCATAAGAAACTTTTGGGTATTGCATTGTGTTATTATGATCTTGTAATGCATGCAGGCTGCGAGGAATGCTGGCGTGCCTGTTGTGTTGGATGCGGGAGGAATGGATGGACCACTTCCACCGcaattattgaattttgttgatattttgaGTCCTAATGAAACTGAACTTGCTCGCATTACTGGAATGCCAACTGAAAGTTTTGAACAGATTGCACAGGCTGCTTTGAAATGCCATGAATTGGTGAGTTCATGTATGGAATTTGGATATCACATTAATATGATTTGTGCATTTTGCTAATTGAATGCATTTTTGTTGCCTGAggatttttaaggttttaaatCTCGAGTATAGTTGCAATTACGGCTTTATTTTGATTCCTATTGTTGAGGAAGATTGCTAATAAATGTGGTTGCAATTGCCATTGCTGACTGTATTTTAGAACCTTGTGAGTATCTTCTTAGAATTTTGACAAATTTGGGTATGTATGCAATTGTAGTTTTATTGTGATTCGTTGTATTGAGGAAAATTGCTGAAATATGAAGTTGCAATTGTGGTTGCTGACTATTTGTTATCACCTTGAGGATGAAAGCACAATTTTTCGAATGTAATATTTGAAGATCTGATGTGACTTTGAGATTTTCTGATACTAATATCATTTGGTTCagtatcatttataatttttggcTGCCTAGATAACATTCAAACAATTGCACCCGAGCCACCGACGACCCAGTCCACAATGGGCGTGGTGGACCGAATTAACCTATCAACCCactttaaaagatgaaaaaaaatcaccTAATTGTAAAAATAGTGTTATTCACTATGTATTATGATTTATGTGAAAACATGGAATTAAAATCTGGAAAACTTGAAGTTTATCTGGGTTGAGGAGTGAGTTGGTGTGACATTTTTAATTCTTTCGTTtgttatgaattatttattatattaaatctttaatttttcattatgaaGTCTGAACTTTTACGTATTATGTtttgtcaaatatttaaaataggattatttatttatttttttattttaaagataactGTTTTATAATTAGGTTAATCAACTCTCTGATCCATCAATCCGCAAATATACTGCAGGGGTTAGTGTTTCTTGGATTAAATATTAAGTGAGCGGAATGAGgctaatttgtttataatttaagtCAGGGTGAGCCGAACTGCTCGTTTTGACTACTAAATGTTTAATGCTCTTGGCATTTACAACTTGCCTGAGGAAAAGATAGGGgggtaatataattttatatttgattttcttttcgtTGAATCAATTAATGCAAATGCATCATCCATAAGGGAAAGGATAAACTATTGGTTCTGTTCTGctttttcttctactttttcTGTACTGTTACTCAATGGCTGCAGTAGATTTGCAGTTGTGCCAGCTGTGTCAGTTTATCTTCAAATGTCTTGGTTGATTCCTGAAGGTTGATAGAATGctagataaattttattgtcaTGTGAACATTGCAATTCAACGGTTAATTTTCTGACATTTCAGGGAGTTAAACAAGTTCTTGTGAAACTTGGGAATAAAGGATCTGTCCTTTTTGTAGAAGGAGAAAAACCGATTCAGCAGCCTGCCATATTAGCCAAAACAGTCGTAGATACAACTGGTGCTGGTGATACTTTTACTGCCGCTTTTGCTCAGATTTGCTGGTATGTATGGAGGAATGCAATTCTTCTTCAGAATTTTCTCTTTGGTAAAATATGGCTAACCATAATGTTCTGCAACAGCTGCTGCAGCTTGTCTTTGTGTTCAAGTTAAGGGAGCCTCTCCCAGCATGCCAGATAGGAATTCTGTTTTGAATCTACTTAATCGTCAATGAAAATACTTGCAAAAGGTCAATTTTCACTGAAACACTTTTTACCTTGTTTCAATTGTTTGGACTTATGGCTTGTTCTTGTTTAGTGAGGAAAATCAATAATTAGAATTTTAGATGACGTTCCTGGCATCGGTATTTTTATATGCTATTTGTTGCTTTCCTTCCCATTCTGAATCAATTTTCTGATGCTCCTGACAATAATTGGATGGTCTTTGTCATTCCAGAATCACGCGTGGCTTTTAAGTACATAACTATTATTTAGTTTCATTACATGTGTAGCTAATACAATACACGTGTCcatttattgaaattttctGTAGTCTGTCCTATTATTAATCCTGTTTTGTGAACATATTTGTTTCAACATGCTAAATGAGCAGTCAGTGCGTATAAAGGAGAATCTTTAAGCCTCTTCctattctattaatttttttcatgccGAAGAACGAATGAATGAAGATTTTTAAAACCATGTGGTTTCAATAACTGATAATTGTCTTACTTTTTACTGTCAGTGGTCACAATTGGGATCAGGAACAGAAATAACTGTGATGACAGGGAAAGACACTTCAAGATGGCAGCAAGGAAAACCAAAATCTTTTACAGAGCAAGGAAAACGAAAGCAAAATCAAGagaataggaaaaagaaaaatgttctAAACGATGTTTGGTGTaagagaacaaaagaaaatagttaaCTTCCTCTGTTTGGTGAGACGAGTGttgaaaaattaacaaagtGAAAGATATATCTATCCTGAAACATCGCTTTAATCCTGTTTTAACACAAAAGGATAGGAAGAGAAGCAAATGAGTAAAGCATGTAAAGGTAGATTACCAGATTATATTAAgtagtaatttaaatttgaatctaTACCTGtgagttatatatattaaatatttagaaggATTATACTTTATCACACgtaataatcttatattttattcaaactatattgcatttaacataaaataatatgatagcATTTATCCTATCTTTTCATCATGGTGTCAGAATGGAATTGTCtaataaaaagatttatgcCATACCCATGGACTCCATTCAATGTTTATGATAGTGTAGCCATGCAGGGAAAGTAACAGAAATATTCAGACAAAAAACGCCAAAATAGTACGATAAggcataaaaaaatatcaaacactgTCTAAAAAAGAAGAAGCCCCTGTATTTTTAGACTCGTAAACAGATAGAATAACAATACATtcattttacatataatataagaataaaatgattataaaaatataaatttttatattttttttaagaataaaaaaacaaaaagtaaaaaaaaaaaaagtatcagataaatataaaaaataattatttttcaaacatcAGACTTTATCAAACGTCAGTGTATTCTTAATAATGTTTGTGCGGGGTAGCCTCACATCATATgaatttccctttttttcttctaagcCTCAAAACATGTGTTTTCCTTTAAATTCCCATAAGCTAACAAAAGCATGCTAGCTATTAATTTTTCTCTGAAGCtacatgaaacaaaaaatatgaatcAGTCTTCCAGCGTTCTCATCATTCTTCTTCTGCTATCCCATTTCTTCCCATATTCAAGCTCAAGCACAAGAACAACAATTCAACAAGTCACAGAAACAGATGATGATCAtcaccaacaccaccaccacccagTAAGTGTATGTAATTTCTTTGATATGATCCAGCAAGAGAAGATGCTAAGTGATGTTTTGTCTTCCCAGGCAAGGGGAACTGAGAGGGATCATGTTCAAAGGAAAGCATTGCATGAAGTACACTCAGGGCCTAATCCTATCAGTAATTCCTTTCCACACCAAAAGTTGAACTCAGATACACATAAACATTAGCTCTTCTTTTCCATatcttaaattcttttttctttttctttcctttctcttctttcttctttcatcatatttcctATACATATTTTGAGTCAGCTTATTCAATCATATAATGAATCTGAATTCAGTTTTTTCAACCATAACTTCCATCTTCGTCACTTCTTTACTCTCTTGTATACTTTTATATCTCTtgtatacttttatatatagttaaaagTCTACGTCGATTATAGATCGATTAAAGATacgactaatttataatatattggaTATAAGTTCAATCATCACTTGttatatagtttttgtttttccattcgCTACTGTGAATTATTGGGTAAGGAGAGAGATTTCATTCAGGCAAAATAGAAGTGAGAGTCATGCtgtttaataattaaagtttgaattCATTTGAAGGATTTGATTGtgatgtttaaattattatttcttttttggtaTTTGAGTATTTCCCTGGACACATGAAACAATAATGTTGGGGAAAATATTGAGATCTTAGTTTGGTGGGCAAAACACAAAAATGGAAAGTACTTAATTTATTGGAAGTGCAGGTAGCACTTAGGAAAGAATGATTCATATCTCATTACTCTAATCAGCATAATTATGTCATTAATATActaatagtgtttatgattcaAGGTGTCCATTTATATACTTtacttcagaaaaaaaaaattgttgttggTGAATTATTAGTGTTTATTGATTTAGTCACATCCTATAAACTCAACcaactaaataataattatataaaaagaaacaacCCTACCAAATAAGTTAAGTTGTTGTGGTTCTTTTGTTTGATTTGGGTTTGACTAAAATCAATCTAGTAAAACTTGATCTCCAATGATTTGAATATAGATCTCTTCATCcacattttactatttattttccataagccctaaacctttttttttttttaaattatagttttgtATCATTTGAATAAGACACTGATACATTGACACGTTCATGTGACAAAAACATTCAAATGACACAATACTTGttcaatttttccttcttttcaaaattattctttcgtccttaataaatgttaaaaaaaagtggAACCCATCGTATTATATGAATGTATTTTTAAGGATCCGTgtcaaattaactttttttctttgaataaatAGCAATCATATgggactttttttttaaaaaacaaattgttaattttatcaTAACACTAAAAGAGTagagtttatttaatttgtttttcttttaccatgctttggtttttttattttttttccaaaaatgtCACCATTGAAACAAACAATTTTGAttgattagattttttttttcccacGTCAAACTAAATCAAACCAATCCAACTCTCATTCGTGCAGAAtgctaaaatatttgaaaatgtatTGGTTtagacaataaataaaattgtaaaaaaagttaGGTCTAAGTGTGTATCTTTACCACAAATTTAATAGGAAGAGAATTATaagtattaataaaatgtttatatgttttaaatttctatcacaattttactttttataattaaaaatttcagcttttgttcttaatatgaaatttgttCCTTCTGTTTATGTGTTTATCAAAAAACTATTTCAAATAACCTTTATTGGTTATAAAATCAGTATcaatgataaaaataacaattttaaatcaatGATATAGGAATTAAAgctaaaattgaatattatataaaattaaaattttaaaggagtaaaaaaagaaaaagaaaattgcttGGTGACAATCTACATGAGAAATTTGACACTCTAGTTTTAATTTGTATGAATCTATATATTATGAGTAATTTAAGACATCCAAGTTTTTATCCCTTTACTCTTTCCTAATAACAAATAACgttattttgaaatgattttgaataaaatgttatttctaattgtattatttaaacACTACTATACAAACGAAGTCTTCCTTCtcatattaaaacaaaatccaaTTATATTATTCTTAGTTATTCCCATATATTAAACcaaaatctaattatattatttaaacactACTAAACTTCCTTGTGAATCCTATAACAATGAAATAATTGTGAAAGGTCCATCATAGAAATTTAACGAAATGATTGACAGAAAATGAGATTAGTATTATGAAGAAAGGCATGTGgattagttatttaaaaagtgatgtgacttaaaaaaaagaaaaaggagagaagagaagaaaaagcaaaggCAGCCATATAATTCACCATCTTCACCAACGTACCAAGTTTGGCATCTTTCACAAAATGTTAACTTTGCAAAacatacaatattttaacaacactttttaataattttttaataagatacGTGTTATCATTTATttgtctgtttgaatttatttaaaaaaaatatttaaaacagactaatcacaaactatcacgtatatattatcaaaaaaattgtcaaaatttttttttcttgcagaAAATTGCATTGCTTTAACAATCaccaaaagtgaaaaagaaacaCCAAACAGGGATCACCATGAAAAGCATACTTGTACCAAGTTcaccacaaaaaataaatataattatattgatgatgatattttgataatactttttgacaatttttttacaacgggacacgtgtcattactttattagtctatttaaatttatgttttaaaaaatatttaaaacggaacAACCGAAAACTATCACGTatgtattgtaaaaaaattgttaaaaaaatgttgttaaaaagaaattttcctAATTATATTTAGCTTTTCAGGGTATTGGCATATAATgcaatagttataaaaatataatcgcTAAAGTTAGTCTCTAAATTCTACCTTTTTATGTATATCTCGTCACTCTTTCGtcatcatcttttttttttcagtagatatttttttttcttgtttgatgCAACTTCTCTGCACATTTTAAGTCCATCTACAAAAATTGAACTTCTAACTTATTGTGTTCTTTGACTAAATAACTTCTGATGTCACTCGTACTTTTCCTACTATTacttaaagaaacaaaaaatattccaatggataaataattttaaacacatTACCAATATGatataacaacaaaattaacaaataatctTATCTTAACATGTAGTACAAGTATCTCTAGTTTAATCATTACCTCATTCCCTGAATAAacagaattataaaaaaacactcTGAACAATCACGTTATGAATTTTCCTGTGAATAGAATTATTTggcaattttaatatatatagataaatctatataaatatatacacaactatttgaaatataaattcaaataaaaatatatattaaagtttgatgtaataaaatatcaacacaaataaattttaaattttaaaacaaaaatttaagttaagtacaatgtaaacaataaatttatataatctcagtattgttaataatatttaataaaaatatcaattttaattaaacaatttttataatattcatataaaaataaaatgttgtctCAATTTGAATAACAGATACAAGATCAAATTGAAATTCTAACAATGATTTAACATATTACAATGATTTAACATATTATGATGCTCACTTGACATGtgactaaagaaaaataatttaaaattgaaataaaaaattaaaagaaaattaaataaattttaaaaaattataaattaacatgtggtatatatttaattttgttagtaCAATATTAACATAAATGACCTAATTGTTACacacttttaaaaatagaaaccatCAAATTgaactaatcaaaatataaagatttatttgagattttcaaataaatacaaagaCTAACAATATAATGTAACctatattattattgtcatttCCAAAGTGACCAACTAAGCATTAGAATACAAATATGTTATCCATATGAAAATATAACCTCCTTGAAATAATGAGGAGTGATATTTGAAGATATAAGCTCATTTAACCATTAAGAAAATTCActtatgatatatattattacactCTTATTTTATCATACTTATCAGATAGATATTAACATGTCAAGAAAAGCCTATAAGTACATGGTACCATAGAGTATACTCATTTAATGCTTATTATATACTCAAATACTTAGAAAATATATCTTACTCATGTCGAAAATGTATATACTTCAATCCAAAAGAAGTGTGTTAAAAGTCttacattaattaaagataaattattttaaaatatatatattgtactGTATGATCACTCAGCCAGTCAAGGACCCGAGCAGCTGACCGTCTAGCGAGAAAATCGTTAGAAATTATTCTAAGCAATAATAGTCATTAATGAAcagttaatgaaaataatagtcaTTTATCAACAATTAATAGGAATAATGTCATTTATTGGTAATAAATAGGTCATGATGATAagctaaatataatatttataaatatatatttgacaaaagaggcacataatttttaattatgattactCATCTTTATTACGAATAAATCACTGACTTGGAGTGTCTTTGATAGGTCTACTCACCCCACGCCAAGGataaagaagagagagaaaacaacATAACTTGGAGGATGGATGGGACCTCATTAAGTCTCCAAAACATCTTTGAATGCTTTGAGTGAGGAACTTTCACACCTAACCCGAAAACACTTTGGTGCCAACCATGAGACCAAACAACATCCTCTAAAACCAAGAAGAACCAAACGAGTGTTCGGTCACTACTATTAAGTTTGGCACCAAAAgcaaaaaattcaataataacttCTAAAGGCATTTCCTTTGTATAAGGAAATTTCAAATAGAGAAATATCCATGCAACGATGCACCCAATTACGAACAATCCAATGATCCCGGAAAGGCCAAGGATTTGGAGGAAGAAGGGAAATGAGGAAGTCACTATC
This DNA window, taken from Vigna radiata var. radiata cultivar VC1973A chromosome 5, Vradiata_ver6, whole genome shotgun sequence, encodes the following:
- the LOC106762504 gene encoding uncharacterized protein LOC106762504, with protein sequence MRSVTATLSTQQHCFHYHTQTTFLTTTLIPIQSLSFRTPNHNFRLLCFSSNPSPPPPPLVVVGSANADIYVEIDRLPREGETLAARSGQTLAGGKGANQATCSAKLNYPTYFVGQVGDDAYGSLVTDALRSGGVRLDGLTVVPSASTGQAVVMLQSNGQNSIIYIGGANLSWHRFLPRQHLDLVAQAGIVLLQREIPDFVNTQVAQAARNAGVPVVLDAGGMDGPLAPELLNFVDILSPNETELGRLTGMPTESFEEIARAALKCHQLGAKKVLAKLGHKGSALFVEGENPIQQPAILSKTVIDTTGAGDTFTSAFAVALVEGKSYRECLRFAAAAACLCVQVKGASPSMPDRISVMDLLNCQ